One window from the genome of Podospora pseudocomata strain CBS 415.72m chromosome 6, whole genome shotgun sequence encodes:
- the ERG25 gene encoding C-4 sterol methyl oxidase (EggNog:ENOG503NU50; COG:I), which translates to MAYAALNSTIGGLGSTATFSNVFDEVSKAAVDLNVAERLWASWYLWMQNDTIATGIMSFVMHELVYFGRSLPWIIIDAIPFFNKWKLQNTKVPTWREQWECAALVLISHCTVELPQIWLFHPIATYFGMEYGVPFPPAWKIAMQIVIFFILEDAWHYWFHRALHYGPLYKSIHKLHHTYSAPFGLAAEYASPIEVMLLGFGIVGCPIVWTLITNDFHLVTMYLWIVLRLFQAIDAHSGYDFPWSLRHILPFWAGADHHDLHHERFIGNYASSFRWWDYCLDTEAGEAASKKRRERKLAEIRAKKAQ; encoded by the exons ATGGCGTACGCCGCTCT CAACTCGACCATTGGTGGTCTGGGTTCAACAGCTACCTTCTCCAATGTCTTCGACGAGGTCTCCAAGGCCGCCGTCGACCTCAATGTTGCCGAGCGTCTCTGGGCG TCCTGGTACCTCTGGATGCAGAATGACACAATCGCGACGGGTATTATGAGTTTCGTCATGCACGAGCTCGTCTACTTTGGCAGATCGCTCCCCTGGATCATCATCGATgccatccccttcttcaacaagtgGAAGTTGCAAAAC ACCAAGGTCCCAACATGGAGAGAGCAGTGGGAATGCGCCGCTCTCGTTCTCATCAGTCACTGCACCGTCGAACTCCCCCAGATCTGGCTCTTCCACCCCATCGCCACCTACTTCGGAATGGAGTACGGtgtccccttccctcccgccTGGAAGATCGCCATGCAaatcgtcatcttcttcatcctcgaggATGCCTGGCACTACTGGTTTCACCGCGCGCTCCACTACGGTCCCCTCTACAAGTCGATTCACAAGCTTCATCACACCTACAGCGCCCCCTTCGGTCTCGCCGCTGAGTACGCCTCTCCCATCGAAGTCATGCTCCTCGGTTTCGGCATTGTCGGCTGCCCCATTGTCTGGACTTTGATCACCAACGACTTCCACCTTGTGACCATGTACCTCTGGATCgtcctccgcctcttccaGGCCATCGACGCCCACAGCGGTTACGACTTCCCCTGGTCTCTTCGtcacatcctccccttctggGCTGGTGCTGACCACCACGATCTTCACCACGAGCGCTTCATTGGCAACTATGCCTCTTCTTTCCGCTGGTGGGACTACTGCCTTGACACCGAGGCCGGTGAGGCGGCGTCTAAGAAGCGTCGCGAGCGCAAGCTGGCTGAGATTAGGGCCAAGAAGGCGCAGTAA
- a CDS encoding hypothetical protein (EggNog:ENOG503NUCE; COG:U) yields the protein MSSALEAKIVILGSQGVGKTSLVTRYCKGAFDPAKTTSTVGASFMTKRVVDIDTDTLVRLQIWDTAGQERFRSISRLYYRGANACILCYSITDSSSFHEMSLWLTELRRNLPSDIILHVVGTKADIVAKDPSKRQVPFERCIAYVAENLAPGRGSTPPPSATLPLPFAPSSSEPAASSSNPRSSGLFSAISSTDPGPKSPSSKRSSGFWGQEVGWDACHEISAESGEGVEEVFRVVTRKLVERDRKMRADLLAASGGRLDGGGYMGPETPFFSSVAATAGTDDQDGGGQGGYFDARFGVGGNGGGSFRVGRDRRSWLFSPGFSTPGLGTGDQGQGQYVDGQRGGRCC from the exons ATGTCGTCCGCCCTCGAAGCCAAAatcgtcatcctcggctcCCAAGGTGTAGGCAAAACCTCCCTCGTAACCCGGTATTGCAAAGGCGCCTTCGACCCAGCCaaaacaacctccaccgtcgGGGCATCCTTCATGACGAAGAGGGTAGTAGACATAGACACCGACACCCTCGTCCGTCTGCAAATATGGGACACCG CCGGCCAAGAACGCTTCCGCTCCATCTCCCGCCTCTACTACCGCGGCGCAAACGCCTGCATCCTCTGCTACTCTATAACCGACTCGTCCTCCTTCCACGAAATGTCCCTCTGGCTCACCGAGCTCCGCCGCAACTTACCTTCtgacatcatcctccacgtGGTCGGGACAAAGGCGGATATTGTCGCGAAGGACCCTTCGAAGAGACAGGTTCCGTTTGAGAGGTGTATCGCCTATGTGGCGGAGAATCTCGCTCCGGGAAGGggatcaaccccccctccgtccgccaccctccccttaCCCTTTGCACCGTCTTCTTCTGAACCAgcggcttcgtcgtcgaACCCGAGATCGAGCGGGTTGTTTTCGGCTATATCGTCAACCGACCCTGGACCGAAATCTCCAAGCTCGAAACGGTCGTCTGGGTTTTGGGGCCAGGAGGTGGGGTGGGATGCCTGTCATGAGATTTCTGCCGAgagcggggagggggtggaggaggtttttaGGGTCGTGACGAGGAAGCTGGTGGAAAGGGACAGGAAGATGAGGGCTGATTTGTTGGCTGCTagtggggggaggttggatggtggtgggtataTGGGGCCGGAGACGCCTTTTTTCTCAAGTGTGGCTGCTACGGCGGGGACGGATGATCAGGATGGGGGAGGGCAGGGGGGGTATTTTGATGCTAGGTTTGGAGTAGGGGGGAATGGTGGGGGGAGTTTTAGGGTGGGAAGGGAtaggaggagttggttgttTAGTCCGGGGTTCAGCACGCCGGGGTTGGGGACGGGGGATCAGGGCCAGGGGCAGTATGTTGATGGgcagaggggggggaggtgctgTTAG
- a CDS encoding hypothetical protein (EggNog:ENOG503P5XN), with translation MPPKRLQILQPLTSQPWQLTTVARRHFTSSSEPKTNHQKRTKPSLYNRLFPKASTPQPSKASPLGNTTTATAAQNDDPEPPRISLHDDQELGEWLKQLQSTFADDTTTTTTTDKNPNAPTVLILSAPRDLLESDFYRVSPSGQHVQGWTSGPDKVIQHRTPHHLSPTEIFYLFFPSRPSALSYLSLLKTQHSLSRSALLSRLSSPLPPPPIHTSLPHPPSHPDHNLLHPPLVKPSNLLPNHHPPKDQPSPSTTNPPTLFRCPSTGSREFHPPPPEQRQTHTPVSIPSDPKRRRTLGDTPQNQEKGRHHTAEGDDELCRIARVAK, from the exons ATGCCACCAAAACGACTGCAAATACTGCAGCCACTCACCTCCCAACCATGGCAACTCACAACAGTAGCCCGTCGCCATttcacatcctcatcagaaCCCAAAACCAATCACCAAAAAAGAaccaaaccctccctctACAACCGGCTCTTCCCCAAagcctccaccccccaaccatcCAAAGCCTCACCCTTaggcaacaccaccaccgccaccgccgcccaaaACGATGACCCCGAACCACCCCGAATATCCCTCCACGACGACCAAGAACTCGGCGAATGGCTAAAGCAGCTCCAGTCCACCTTTGCCGatgacaccaccaccaccaccaccactgacAAAAACCCCAACGCCCCAAcagtcctcatcctctccgcccccCGAGACCTCCTAGAATCAGACTTCTACCGCGTCTCCCCCTCAGGCCAACACGTCCAAGGCTGGACCAGCGGTCCCGACAAAg TAATCCAACACCGTACCCCCCACCATCTCTCCCCAACCGAAATCTTctacctcttcttcccctcccgcccctcaGCCCTATCttacctctccctcctcaaaacccaacactccctctcccgctccgCCCTCCTATCCCgtctctcctccccccttcccccacccccaatcCATACCTCactccctcatcccccctcacATCCCGACCataacctcctccatccaccccttGTCAAGCCTTCAAACCTCCTTCCtaaccatcaccctcccaaaGACCAACCAAGCCCGTCTACTACCAATCCCCCAACCCTTTTCCGATGTCCCTCAACAGGCAGCAGGGAatttcatcctcctccgcctgaGCAACGGCAAACTCACACCCCGGTATCTATCCCATCTGATCCAAAACGACGACGCACCCTGGGGGATACTCCCCAAAACCAGGAAAAAGGGCGCCATCACACCGCTGAGGGCGACGATGAGCTATGTCGGATTGCCAGAGTCGCAAAATGA
- the AFG2 gene encoding AAA+-type ATPase (COG:O; EggNog:ENOG503NW8H), which translates to MKSLDFRIRKLHVNTDADKRLQKRQPSRIYVNEEALIELTGSKDGGKAVCIERIHELNAVRREATLWKAPEKLDKAVTQMYDDFRTACGFNLGEQVRITALGGALPDADEVIVEQKPSEDGSLPDPIFPEDLPGWIVLIAGRLSQIEHVHTGWTIKDLYVRGPKRSFIVTSINGRPTGNARYIDRKTRLVVGTAARTNETGEGPVKPLERKLEVRGIKGLDAPLKKLNDLLRAFTFGGIKKSFTFPGIVIHGGHGTGKTMLLNSLAHTGWGTVFRIKFKDKLGEIQETFQTAKLQQPSIILIDQLERLIDKDRSNRDAVILALCDLLDGLAAEKSTKGEAPQVLVVATCLDYTSDIPEDLKDPGRFTSEIYLPMPDVEGRREILSSLDLCVSPDQEDELLNQLSASTHAYNGKDLRRLADEACLIGTTRHLSTFTVSAPTPDQSRLLSPPPEAEEDESAPASAPATLIPADYHNALRLVRPSLMHDINLKPPPIHWDDIAGQSLVKQSLRRAVRLSLEPPEVLAQFFDRPPKGFLLYGPPGCSKTMAAQAMATESGLNFFAVKGAELLNMYVGESERAVRRLFQRAREVAPSMIFFDEVDSIAGQRSGFSSSSSKSNGSSGGVNVLTTLLNEMDGFEALHGVVVLAATNRPHALDPALLRPGRFDELIYVSPPDQEARRAIFTKVGAKRKMNDDVDIDKLVEDTEGYSGAEIKGICAAAGVAAYDRFIKEGGTDVGIRMSDLEHAIKNQKKQITREMIKGFEDWERQFGKV; encoded by the coding sequence ATGAAGAGTTTAGACTTCCGAATCCGGAAGCTACACGTCAACACCGACGCCGACAAGCGTCTACAGAAGCGACAACCTTCTCGGATCTATGTCAACGAGGAGGCTCTGATCGAATTAACGGGCTCAAAAGACGGTGGCAAGGCTGTCTGTATCGAAAGGATCCATGAGCTAAATGCTGTGAGGCGTGAGGCCACTCTGTGGAAGGCCCCTGAAAAGCTGGATAAAGCCGTCACACAAATGTACGACGATTTTCGGACTGCCTGCGGCTTCAACCTTGGCGAGCAAGTGCGCATCACTGCGCTTGGCGGAGCTCTCCCAGACGCCGATGAGGTCATCGTCGAGCAAAAGCCGAGCGAAGATGGTTCGCTACCAGACCCCATTTTCCCCGAAGATCTCCCAGGCTGGATTGTTCTTATCGCAGGGCGTCTCTCACAAATCGAACATGTACACACCGGCTGGACCATCAAGGACCTCTACGTCCGGGGCCCAAAACGTTCTTTCATTGTCACCTCAATCAATGGGAGGCCTACTGGTAACGCACGCTATATCGACAGGAAAACCCGGCTGGTTGTTGGGACAGCGGCGCGCACTAACGAGACTGGCGAGGGACCAGTCAAACCTTTGGAGAGGAAACTCGAAGTAAGGGGTATCAAAGGTCTGGACGCACccctcaagaagctcaacgACCTGCTGCGAGCCTTCACCTTTGGAGGCATCAAGAAGAGCTTCACGTTCCCAGGCATCGTCATCCATGGTGGCCACGGCACTGGGAAGACAATGCTCCTCAACAGTCTAGCCCACACAGGCTGGGGAACAGTTTTCCGTATCAAGTTCAAGGACAAACTCGGCGAGATTCAGGAGACTTTTCAGACAGCAAAGCTTCAGCAACCAAGTATCATCCTGATCGACCAGCTCGAGAGGCTGATTGACAAGGACCGCAGCAACCGAGATGCCGTCATTCTCGCCCTCTGTGATTTGTTGGACGGCCTGGCGGCAGAGAAATCGACGAAGGGAGAGGCCCCCCAGGTGCTCGTGGTGGCCACCTGCTTGGATTATACGTCCGACATACCCGAAGACCTCAAAGACCCCGGTCGGTTCACTTCTGAGATTTACCTTCCCATGCCAGACGTAGAGGGTCGCCGTGAGATTCTCTCATCGTTGGATCTCTGTGTTTCACCAGACCAAGAGGACGAGCTTCTCAACCAACTGAGTGCAAGCACTCACGCCTACAATGGCAAGGACTTGAGGCGGCTGGCAGACGAAGCCTGCTTGATCGGTACAACCCGACATCTATCGACATTTACGGTTTCTGCGCCCACCCCTGACCAATCTCgccttctttctcctccacccgaagccgaagaggaCGAATCTGCTCCCGCTTCGGCGCCCGCCACCCTCATTCCCGCCGACTATCACAATGCGCTCCGGCTTGTCCGCCCGTCCCTGATGCACGATATCAACCTCAAGCCGCCCCCGATCCACTGGGACGACATCGCCGGCCAATCTCTCGTCAAACAGTCCCTCCGCCGCGCCGTCCGTTTGTCATTGGAACCCCCCGAGGTCCTCGCGCAATTCTTCGACCGTCCCCCAAAGGGCTTCCTGCTGTATGGACCTCCAGGTTGTTCCAAGACCATGGCGGCTCAAGCCATGGCTACCGAATCCGGCCTCAACTTCTTCGCTGTCAAGGGTGCCGAGCTGCTGAACATGTACGTTGGTGAATCTGAGCGAGCCGTCCGCCGGTTGTTCCAGCGTGCCCGCGAGGTTGCCCCCAGCATGATCTTCTTTGATGAAGTCGACAGCATCGCCGGCCAGCGCTCTGGTttctcgtcttcgtcttccaaATCAAACGGTTCCAGCGGCGGTGTCAACGTTCTGACGACGTTATTAAACGAGATGGACGGTTTTGAAGCCCTCCACGGCGTCGTCGTCCTGGCAGCGACCAACCGTCCCCATGCTCTTGACCCGGCATTGCTTCGCCCAGGTCGATTCGACGAACTGATTTACGTCTCACCGCCAGACCAGGAGGCACGTCGTGCCATCTTTACCAAGGTCGGTgccaagaggaagatgaacGACGACGTAGATATCGACAAGTTGGTTGAGGATACGGAGGGCTATTCCGGTGCAGAGATCAAGGGTATCTGCGCGGCAGCAGGAGTGGCGGCTTACGATCGGTTCATCAAGGAGGGAGGTACGGACGTGGGAATACGGATGAGTGATCTGGAGCATGCTATTAAGAACCAAAAGAAGCAGATCACACGGGAGATGATCAAGGGGTTTGAAGACTGGGAGAGGCAGTTTGGGAAGGTTTGA